Proteins found in one Vagococcus carniphilus genomic segment:
- a CDS encoding Na+/H+ antiporter → MAVLETTILLILLVIISNIISHYMVFMPTALIEIALGVMAALLLNVKIELETDWFMLLFIAPLLYADAKHFPKKELWELRAPIFANAIWLVLLTTLLGGFLINFFVAEISLPLSFALAAVLSPTDPVAVQGIAEQVKLPKRLLSLISGESLINDASGLIAFKYALAAFLTGSFSVKTATTDFLYMAFIGMLVGFLLSKLFYFVETILLRQGIQDVILHVSLQVLTPFIIFIAAEIFHASGVIAVVVAGVVSIQQEPLYRRQYSEIKLVSTRVWDIIIYQLNGIVFVVLGASLPFAMHSAIINPAINNWTLIGYVIIIWLILLIIRTIWSYGYMWFSYFKSRNLVNVKPKFYTALLTGLTGVRGAVTMAMVLSIPFFLLDGEIFKERYLIIFLASGVILTSLIVAVIALPVLTKKRTRLILTGDEAFMDTEFEESNVHSDLSEVEAKKLMTKKAINELQKELKTENKTVVTDILNDLDKQLKTLYLNDTITSNELYHKIEMDYRQIAVQNEFNAVMKLTNEHDFPRTIAKNYLQMLKYKKRAHSTNFTIVMKQSLFKAKKRTKRLLLKTFLHQKYDPKSNQRSVILLENESSKQAISALKSCQNELDTSDEHFVLKNSILHQIILEYQSKIDRITNYQLRQQEEYQIVYQEYFLKTLDEERTVIQCLFEQGKISSELAHQLRQSVNYNESTFLQGTFDD, encoded by the coding sequence ATGGCCGTTTTAGAAACAACTATTTTACTGATTTTACTCGTTATCATTTCAAATATAATTAGTCATTATATGGTTTTTATGCCCACAGCGTTAATTGAAATTGCCCTAGGTGTAATGGCTGCTTTGCTGTTAAATGTCAAAATTGAACTTGAAACGGATTGGTTTATGCTACTCTTTATTGCGCCCTTACTTTACGCAGATGCTAAGCATTTTCCAAAAAAAGAACTCTGGGAATTACGAGCCCCGATTTTTGCCAATGCGATTTGGTTAGTTCTACTGACAACTCTCTTAGGTGGCTTCTTAATTAACTTTTTTGTAGCAGAGATTTCACTACCACTTTCGTTTGCTCTAGCAGCTGTTCTTTCTCCAACTGATCCGGTTGCCGTTCAAGGGATTGCTGAACAAGTCAAACTCCCCAAGAGACTTCTAAGTTTGATAAGTGGTGAAAGTTTAATCAATGACGCCAGTGGTTTAATTGCTTTTAAGTACGCATTAGCAGCCTTTTTAACAGGGTCATTTTCTGTTAAAACAGCAACAACAGATTTTCTTTATATGGCGTTTATTGGCATGTTGGTCGGTTTTCTTTTATCTAAATTATTTTATTTTGTTGAAACTATTTTATTGCGACAAGGGATACAAGATGTGATTTTACATGTATCACTTCAAGTATTAACACCTTTTATAATCTTTATTGCAGCAGAAATATTTCATGCTTCAGGCGTAATTGCAGTTGTTGTTGCAGGAGTTGTTTCTATCCAACAAGAACCACTTTATAGAAGACAATACTCTGAAATAAAGTTAGTTTCCACAAGAGTTTGGGATATTATTATTTACCAACTAAACGGGATTGTCTTTGTTGTCTTAGGAGCATCCCTACCATTTGCAATGCATTCTGCCATCATAAATCCGGCGATTAACAATTGGACATTGATTGGTTACGTTATTATTATTTGGTTAATTCTTTTAATTATTCGGACCATTTGGTCATATGGTTACATGTGGTTTAGTTACTTTAAATCTAGAAATTTAGTTAATGTTAAGCCTAAATTTTACACAGCCCTTTTAACTGGACTAACAGGGGTTCGTGGAGCCGTTACAATGGCTATGGTTCTTTCTATTCCATTCTTTTTACTAGATGGTGAAATATTTAAAGAACGCTACTTGATAATCTTCCTAGCCAGTGGTGTTATCTTGACTAGTTTAATTGTGGCAGTTATCGCCCTTCCAGTTCTAACTAAGAAAAGAACTCGTTTAATTTTAACGGGGGATGAAGCTTTTATGGATACAGAATTCGAAGAAAGTAACGTTCATTCAGATTTATCTGAGGTTGAAGCTAAGAAGCTAATGACTAAAAAAGCCATTAACGAACTTCAAAAAGAACTTAAGACAGAAAACAAAACTGTTGTAACAGATATTTTAAACGACTTAGATAAACAGTTAAAAACTCTTTATTTAAATGATACGATTACATCGAACGAGCTCTATCATAAAATTGAGATGGATTATAGACAAATTGCCGTTCAAAATGAATTCAATGCCGTCATGAAATTAACGAATGAACATGATTTTCCAAGAACAATTGCTAAAAATTATTTACAAATGCTCAAATATAAAAAACGTGCCCACAGCACTAACTTTACAATCGTCATGAAGCAATCTTTATTCAAAGCTAAAAAAAGAACTAAAAGACTACTTCTTAAAACATTTTTACATCAAAAATATGATCCGAAAAGTAACCAAAGAAGCGTCATTTTACTAGAAAATGAAAGTTCAAAACAAGCCATAAGTGCTCTTAAATCTTGTCAAAATGAACTAGATACTTCGGATGAACATTTTGTCTTAAAGAACTCTATTTTGCATCAAATTATTTTAGAATATCAAAGTAAGATTGACCGCATTACTAATTATCAATTAAGACAACAAGAAGAGTATCAGATTGTTTATCAAGAATACTTCTTAAAAACTTTAGATGAAGAAAGAACCGTTATTCAATGCCTTTTCGAGCAAGGTAAGATTTCATCTGAATTGGCTCATCAATTAAGACAATCAGTTAATTACAATGAATCAACTTTCCTTCAAGGTACATTTGATGACTAA
- a CDS encoding ABC transporter ATP-binding protein, producing the protein MLEINNVTKTYGENIKYQALKGINLTVNEGEFVGVMGPSGSGKSTLLNLIGTIDKPTSGTVSLDGFEPAKLNQEQLAKFRRNQLGFVFQSFNLMPTLTVEENIVLPLTLDGEKVSVMKKKLHEVSATLGIDSLLKKRIATISGGQAQRVAIARAMIHQPKLLLADEPTGNLDTKSSKDVMGLLSDLNQEEKSTILMVTHDPFAASYCEKIIFIKDGELVQQIQRNGSRSEFYDVILESLRELEGVSDEI; encoded by the coding sequence ATGTTAGAAATTAATAATGTTACAAAAACATATGGAGAAAATATTAAATATCAAGCACTTAAAGGAATCAACCTGACTGTCAATGAAGGAGAATTCGTGGGTGTTATGGGACCTTCTGGTAGTGGGAAATCAACTTTACTTAACTTAATTGGTACGATTGATAAACCAACCTCTGGAACAGTTTCATTAGATGGTTTTGAACCAGCTAAGTTAAATCAAGAACAATTAGCTAAATTCAGACGGAATCAATTAGGTTTTGTTTTTCAAAGTTTTAATCTAATGCCAACACTTACGGTAGAAGAGAATATTGTTTTACCATTAACTCTTGATGGTGAAAAAGTAAGTGTCATGAAGAAAAAACTACATGAGGTTTCTGCAACATTAGGAATTGATAGTTTGTTAAAGAAAAGAATTGCAACTATCTCTGGTGGACAAGCTCAACGCGTGGCGATTGCTCGAGCGATGATTCATCAACCAAAATTATTACTGGCAGATGAGCCTACAGGTAACTTAGATACTAAGTCTTCAAAAGATGTTATGGGCCTATTATCAGACTTAAATCAAGAAGAAAAATCAACTATCTTAATGGTGACTCATGATCCATTTGCAGCTAGTTACTGTGAAAAAATTATTTTTATTAAAGATGGTGAATTAGTTCAACAAATTCAACGTAACGGTAGTCGTTCTGAGTTTTACGACGTTA